A window of the Hypomesus transpacificus isolate Combined female chromosome 22, fHypTra1, whole genome shotgun sequence genome harbors these coding sequences:
- the LOC124483884 gene encoding mucin-5AC-like isoform X1, which yields MIGQKMLLLLLIITVPGITTAAPTLPDVPTTTTAAPTTTTADPTIITAALTTTTAAPATTTATSTTTTAAPTTTTAPPTTTTAVPTTTTAVPSTTTASAATTIAASTTTTAALTTTTAGPTTTTAAPSTTTAPSATTATVPTTTTAAPSTTTASAATTITASTTTAAPTTTTAVHTINTAARTTTTAAPETTTAATTSTDAPSTTTVAPTTTTEASTTTTAAPTTTTASDATTTPAPKTTTAAATTNTAGAITTTPVLTTTMAAPTTTTAASTTATGVPASTTTVPTSSDAPPTTTASATTTTAISTATTAAPTITSAAPPTTTASATTTKAISTATTAPPTPATATTTTASDSATTAVPTTATIGTTTLTAAPVTTTAVPSTSTAASTITITAGATATTTSITTTTAFPITTKTFPTTATVASVTSTASTTTETARGSTTAIGGGATTNAAGATTKTSSSTTAGGTITATSSTATVISKTTVAATSTPVATTTKGLPTTSTSHPITATAASSSSTVVSTTTGASKTTTSATKTTTAGTTKTTTAVVKTTTVSASTAISYQFSILTICVALIIQTLF from the exons ATGATTGGACAGAAAATGCTCCTGCTACTTCTGATTATTA CTGTCCCTGGAATAaccacagcagctccaacatTACCAGAtgttcctacaacaaccacagctgctcccacaacaacTACTGCTGATCCTACAATAATCACAGCTGCTcttacaacaaccacagcagctCCTGCAACAACTACAGCTACgtctacaacaaccacagctgctccaacaacaaccacagctcctcctacaacaaccacagctgttcctacaacaaccactgcTGTTCCTTCAACAACCACAGCAAGTGCCGCTACAACCATAGCTGCTTCTACAACAACTACAGCTGCTcttacaacaaccacagctggtcctacaacaaccacagctgctccatcaACAACCACAGCTCCTTCTGCAACAACCGCAACtgttcctacaacaaccactgcTGCTCCGTCAACAACCACAGCAAGTGCCGCTACAACCATAACTGCttctacaacaacagctgctcctacaacaaccacagctgttcaTACAATAAACACAGCTGCACGTACAACAACCACGGCGGCACCAGAAACAACCACAGCAGCTACAACATCAACAGATGCTCCTTCAACAACCACAgtggctcctacaacaaccacagaggcttctacaacaaccacagctgctccgacAACAACCACAGCAAGTGATGCAACAACCACACCTGCTCCTAAAACAACTACAGCTGCTGCTACTACAAACACAGCAGGTGCTATAACAACCACACCTGTTCTTACAACAACTATggctgctcctacaacaaccacagctgcttctACAACAGCAACAGGTGTCCCAGCATCAACCACAACAGTTCCAACATCATCAGACGCTCCTCCAACGACCACAGCTAgtgcaacaacaaccacagccatTTCAAcagcaaccacagctgctcctacaataacctctgctgctcctccaacaaccacagctaGTGCAACAACAACCAAAGCCATTTCTACAGCAACCACAGCTCCTCCTACACCAGCCACTGCTACTACAACAACCGCATCTGATTctgcaaccacagctgtccctacAACAGCCACAATTGGTACCACAACACTTACAGCTGCTCCTGTCACAACCACAGCAGTTCCTTCCACATCCACAGCTGCTTCTACAATAACAATCACAGCTGGTGCCACAGCAACCACAACGTCTATTACAACCACCACAGCTTTTCCTATCACAACCAAAACTTTCCCTACAACAGCCACAGTTGCATCTGTAACATCAACCGCATCTACCACAACAGAAACAGCTAGAGGTTCCACAACAGCAATAGGCGGAGGTGCCACAACAAATGCTGCAGGTGCCACAACAAAAACTTCTTCTTCAACCACAGCTGGTGGCACAATAACCGCAACTTCTTCTACTGCCACTGTAATTTCCAAAACCACAGTTGCTGCAACATCGACCCCAGTTGCTACTACAACTAAAGGTCTTCCTACGACAAGTACATCTCACCCTATAACAGCAACAGCTGCTTCTTCATCATCCACAGTAGTTTCCACAACAACAGGTGCCTCAAAAACAACAACCAGTGCCACAAAAACAACTACTGCTGGTACCACAAAAACAACTACTGCTGTTGTCAAGACAACTACAGTTTCAGCCTCAACTGCCATCAGCTACCAGTTTAGTATTCTCACAATCTGCGTAGCTTTGATCATCCAAACACTTTTCTAG
- the LOC124483884 gene encoding cell wall protein DAN4-like isoform X2 — protein MAAPTTTTAASTTATGVPASTTTVPTSSDAPPTTTASATTTTAISTATTAAPTITSAAPPTTTASATTTKAISTATTAPPTPATATTTTASDSATTAVPTTATIGTTTLTAAPVTTTAVPSTSTAASTITITAGATATTTSITTTTAFPITTKTFPTTATVASVTSTASTTTETARGSTTAIGGGATTNAAGATTKTSSSTTAGGTITATSSTATVISKTTVAATSTPVATTTKGLPTTSTSHPITATAASSSSTVVSTTTGASKTTTSATKTTTAGTTKTTTAVVKTTTVSASTAISYQFSILTICVALIIQTLF, from the coding sequence ATggctgctcctacaacaaccacagctgcttctACAACAGCAACAGGTGTCCCAGCATCAACCACAACAGTTCCAACATCATCAGACGCTCCTCCAACGACCACAGCTAgtgcaacaacaaccacagccatTTCAAcagcaaccacagctgctcctacaataacctctgctgctcctccaacaaccacagctaGTGCAACAACAACCAAAGCCATTTCTACAGCAACCACAGCTCCTCCTACACCAGCCACTGCTACTACAACAACCGCATCTGATTctgcaaccacagctgtccctacAACAGCCACAATTGGTACCACAACACTTACAGCTGCTCCTGTCACAACCACAGCAGTTCCTTCCACATCCACAGCTGCTTCTACAATAACAATCACAGCTGGTGCCACAGCAACCACAACGTCTATTACAACCACCACAGCTTTTCCTATCACAACCAAAACTTTCCCTACAACAGCCACAGTTGCATCTGTAACATCAACCGCATCTACCACAACAGAAACAGCTAGAGGTTCCACAACAGCAATAGGCGGAGGTGCCACAACAAATGCTGCAGGTGCCACAACAAAAACTTCTTCTTCAACCACAGCTGGTGGCACAATAACCGCAACTTCTTCTACTGCCACTGTAATTTCCAAAACCACAGTTGCTGCAACATCGACCCCAGTTGCTACTACAACTAAAGGTCTTCCTACGACAAGTACATCTCACCCTATAACAGCAACAGCTGCTTCTTCATCATCCACAGTAGTTTCCACAACAACAGGTGCCTCAAAAACAACAACCAGTGCCACAAAAACAACTACTGCTGGTACCACAAAAACAACTACTGCTGTTGTCAAGACAACTACAGTTTCAGCCTCAACTGCCATCAGCTACCAGTTTAGTATTCTCACAATCTGCGTAGCTTTGATCATCCAAACACTTTTCTAG